The following coding sequences lie in one Phalacrocorax aristotelis chromosome 2, bGulAri2.1, whole genome shotgun sequence genomic window:
- the CCDC126 gene encoding coiled-coil domain-containing protein 126 yields MFLTFSRKNMSQKLSMFLLVFGIIWGLMLLRYTFQYPRRQSSAELRGQILDLSKRYVKALAEENKNLMNGGGGASMAGYADLKRTIAVLLDDILQRLVKLENKVDYIVVNGSATNTTNGTSNQVPVTSNKRVKPASNIR; encoded by the exons ATGTTTCtaacattttcaagaaaaaatatgtcCCAGAAACTGAGTATGTTTTTACTAGTTTTCGGAATTATTTGGGGTTTGATGTTGCTACGCTACACTTTCCAGTATCCAAGACGACAAAGTAGTGCCGAGCTGCGTGGACAGATACTAGATCTAAGTAAAAGATATGTCAAAgcactggcagaagaaaataaaaatttaatgaatGGTGGCGGTGGAGCCTCTATGGCAGGATATg CTGACCTTAAGAGAACAATTGCTGTTCTTCTGGATGACATCTTACAACGCCTCGTGAAATTGGAAAACAAAGTTGATTACATCGTTGTCAATGGCTCAGCAACAAATACTACTAATGGAACTAGCAATCAGGTGCCAGTAACTTCAAATAAACGTGTAAAACCAGCAAGCAACATTAGATAG